Proteins from a single region of Eremothecium gossypii ATCC 10895 chromosome VI, complete sequence:
- a CDS encoding AFR487Cp (NOHBY647; No homolog in Saccharomyces cerevisiae; Syntenic homolog of Kluyveromyces lactis KLLA0E10593g): MLPTQSEAERQARRRAKFSDAARTAILGDVLADRGLLSRAGSATAALDALRTDAGARARLLDEVRALHSQDPTAELVGHGLRKLREVLVSVRASAGDARARELAQETFELSVQYYVDTENWPYAASCLEYLAGAAAGDRAAQHVSCLALYRALMDRDPAAALDLIRAHCAARPHLFAACIDAIALSGQPVLWYAAAARLPAPVRAFVLRLPAAQRLQEDALLVLGRAYNQLPLEFVERACFCELGCRLQEELARRWAIATGPAGQKTVYFKRRRELGADRAQGGPPERASLPGSAGAVSGPRRGS, from the coding sequence ATGCTGCCGACACAGTCTGAGGCCGagcggcaggcgcggcgACGCGCGAAGTTCTCGGACGCGGCGCGCACGGCTATTCTGGGCGACGTGCTGGCGGACCGTGGGCTGCTGAGCCGCGCCGGGAGCGCGACGGCCGCGCTCGACGCGCTGCGCACGGAcgccggcgcccgcgcgcggctgctggacgAGGTCCGCGCGCTGCACTCGCAGGACCCGACCGCTGAGCTCGTGGGTCACGGGCTGCGCAAGCTGCGCGAAGTGCTGGTCAGCGTGCGCGCGAGCGCCGGCGACGCGCGTGCGCGCGAACTCGCGCAGGAGACTTTTGAGCTCTCCGTGCAGTACTACGTGGATACCGAGAACTGGCCCTACGCCGCGTCGTGCCTCGAGTACCTGGCGggcgccgcagccggcgaccgcgccgcgcagcacgTCTCGTGTCTGGCGCTGTACCGTGCGCTCATGGACCGCGAtcccgccgccgcgctggaCCTGATCCGCGCGCActgcgctgcgcgcccgcaCCTTTTTGCCGCCTGTATCGATGCCATCGCGCTGTCGGGCCAGCCCGTGCTGTGGTacgccgcggccgcgcggctGCCCGCGCCCGTGCGCGCGTTCGTGCTGCGACTgcccgccgcgcagcgcctgcaggaGGACGCGCTGCTCGTCCTGGGCCGTGCGTACAACCAGCTGCCGCTTGAGTTTGTCGAGCGCGCGTGCTTCTGCGAGCTTGGCTGCCGgctgcaggaggagctggcCCGCCGTTGGGCCATCGCCACGGGCCCAGCGGGGCAGAAGACGGTCTACTTTAAAAGGCGCCGCGAGCTGGGCGCAGACAGGGCCCAGGGAGGGCCACCCGAGCGCGCCAGCCTGCCAGGCAGCGCTGGCGCGGTCTCGGGCCCACGACGTGGATCGTGA
- the FMT1 gene encoding methionyl-tRNA formyltransferase (Syntenic homolog of Saccharomyces cerevisiae YBL013W (FMT1)): MHRVRAATAMLFRHLATSAAPAAPLNVLFFGSDQFSAHSLRALAALQSGRIVGDIQLVTRPAKRCGRYLQATRELPVVAAARELALPPPLRCDTRDDLLALRARAPRTNLLVAVSYGQLIPAELVRSVPHSLNVHPSLLPRYRGAAPIQHTLLNGDSTTGVSVQTLHPTRFDEGAIVAQTPELSIAALLARGTCSSFDPGVPPAVCALVDQLGLRGADLLARVVADRRYAGPPLAPPYAPSRAPKLPPAARRVDWSTDSAARALAKLAALGPLYAFVPAQPRRQPAPDLRRVLFHDLRPYAGPAFGPPGAFRYDPDSKLLLLQMADHPLVCSLLQFQGFKPELPDKFMSSYQKRCGRAKGFMFQ, from the coding sequence ATGCACCGCGTGCGGGCCGCGACAGCAATGCTATTCCGCCATCTCGCGACATCTgcggcgcctgcggcgccgctcAACGTGCTCTTCTTCGGCTCCGACCAGTTCAGCGCGCACTCGCTGCGCGCGTTGGCCGCCCTGCAGTCCGGTCGCATCGTCGGAGACATCCAGCTGGTCACCAGGCCCGCCAAGCGCTGCGGGCGGTACCTGCAGGCCACGCGCGAGCTGCCCGttgtcgccgccgcccgcgagctcgcgctgccgccgccgttgCGCTGCGACACGCGCGACGACCTGCTCGCGCTGCGCGCACGCGCGCCACGCACGAACCTGCTTGTCGCGGTCTCCTACGGGCAGCTGATCCCGGCGGAGCTCGTGCGCTCCGTGCCTCACTCGCTGAACGTACACccgtcgctgctgccgcgctACCGCGGCGCGGCACCCATCCAGCACACGCTGCTCAACGGCGACTCCACGACCGGGGTGTCCGTGCAGACACTGCATCCCACGCGCTTCGACGAAGGCGCCATCGTCGCGCAGACCCCGGAGCTCTCCATCGCCGCCTTGCTCGCGCGCGGCACATGCAGCTCCTTCGATCCGGGCGTCCCGCCCGCGGTGTGCGCACTCGTCGACCAGCTGGGTCTGCGCGGCGCCGACCTGCTCGCGCGCGTCGTCGCCGACCGCCGCTACGCGGGCCCGCCACTGGCCCCTCCCTACGCCCCCAGCCGCGCGCCCAagctgccgcccgccgcgcgccgcgtcGACTGGTCTACTGACtccgctgcgcgcgctctGGCAAAGCTGGCTGCCCTGGGCCCGCTCTACGCCTTTGTTCCTGCGCAGCCCCGCAGACAGCCTGCGCCCGACCTACGTCGCGTGCTGTTCCACGACCTGCGCCCCTACGCCGGCCCCGCTTTCGGCCCCCCCGGCGCCTTTCGCTACGACCCTGATTCTAAGCTTTTGCTATTGCAAATGGCGGATCACCCGCTGGTCTGCAGCCTGCTACAGTTCCAGGGCTTTAAGCCCGAGCTCCCCGACAAGTTCATGTCCTCGTACCAGAAGAGATGTGGGCGAGCGAAAGGTTTCATGTTCCAATGA
- the TRP5 gene encoding tryptophan synthase TRP5 (Syntenic homolog of Saccharomyces cerevisiae YGL026C (TRP5)), whose protein sequence is MSILLRKAFTDARDQGRSALVTFMTAGYPSAEATVPVLKGFQDGGADVIELGLPFSDPLADGPTIQTANTEALAGGATMKGVLALLREARAGGVTVPIILMGYYNPILSYGEEAFIRDAAAAGANGFIIVDLPPQDAMKLRGFVQQHGLSLVPLVVPATTDERLAVLAQVADSFIYVVSRMGTTGASTSVPAHLNDLLKRVRKYSGETPLAVGFGVATREQFCTIGSAADGVVIGSKVVSLVGDAPEGEHYNTVKTYCEYILAGEKHTLLSPEEFATLHKKYTTEPASIKEIGDIFGETRKFAPMFGDFGGQYIPEALHACVQELEHAFEAAVEDPTFWEEFRGLYTYIGRPSSFHKADRLSEYCGGAQIWLKREDLNHTGSHKINNSLAQVLLAKRLGKSKIIAETGAGQHGVATATACAKFGLDCTVFMGAEDVRRQALNVFRMRLLGATVIPVTNGTRTLRDATTEAFRYWVGHLESTHYVVGSAIGPHPYPTLVRTFQSVIGRETKEQFAALNDGKLPDAVVACVGGGSNSTGMFSAFEHDTSVKLLGVEAGGDGLDTEYHSATLTAGRPGVFHGVKTYVLQDSDGQIHDTHSVSAGLDYPGVGPELAAWKASGRVEFIAATDAQALEGFKLLSQLEGVIPALESSHAVYGAVQLAKTMRPDQHIVINISGRGDKDVQTVAEVLPKLGPQIGWDLRFEPDTAA, encoded by the coding sequence ATGTCTATTTTGTTGCGCAAAGCTTTCACGGACGCGAGAGATCAGGGTCGCAGCGCCCTGGTGACATTTATGACGGCGGGGTACCCAAGCGCCGAGGCCACGGTCCCGGTCCTCAAGGGGTTCCAGGACGGGGGCGCGGACGTGATCGAGCTGGGGCTGCCGTTCTCAGACCCTCTAGCGGACGGCCCGACGATCCAGACGGCGAACACAGAGGCGCTTGCCGGGGGCGCAACGATGAAGGGggtgctggcgctgctgcgggaGGCGCGGGCCGGGGGCGTGACGGTGCCGATCATCCTGATGGGCTACTACAACCCGATTCTGAGCTATGGGGAGGAGGCGTTCATCCGGgacgccgcagcagcggggGCAAACGGGTTCATCATCGTGGACCTGCCGCCGCAAGACGCGATGAAGCTGCGCGGCTtcgtgcagcagcacggGCTGAGCCTGGTGCCGCTTGTCGTGCCGGCGACGACCGACGAGCGGCTTGCGGTGCTCGCGCAGGTGGCGGACTCGTTCATCTACGTTGTGTCGCGCATGGGCACGACGGGCGCGAGCACCTCGGTGCCCGCACACCTGAACGACCTGCTCAAGCGCGTGCGAAAATACTCGGGCGAGACGCCACTGGCTGTGGGCTTCGGCGTAGCGACACGAGAGCAGTTCTGCACGATCGGGTCGGCGGCAGACGGCGTGGTCATCGGCTCGAAGGTGGTGTCCTTGGTCGGCGACGCCCCGGAGGGCGAGCACTACAATACTGTCAAGACCTACTGTGAGTACATCCTGGCCGGCGAGAAGCATACTTTGCTGTCGCCGGAGGAGTTTGCCACTCTGCACAAAAAGTACACCACCGAGCCCGCGAGCATCAAGGAGATTGGCGACATATTCGGCGAAACGCGCAAGTTCGCGCCGATGTTTGGTGATTTCGGGGGACAATACATCCCAGAGGCGCTGCATGCGTGTGTGCAGGAGTTGGAACATGCATTTGAGGCCGCCGTGGAAGACCCGACCTTCTGGGAAGAATTCAGGGGCCTCTACACCTACATCGGAAGGCCATCGTCTTTCCACAAGGCGGATCGCCTGAGCGAGTATTGCGGGGGAGCGCAGATTTGGCTTAAGCGTGAGGACCTCAACCATACGGGTTCGCACAAGATCAATAACTCCCTAGCACAAGTGCTTTTGGCCAAGCGTCTAGGCAAGTCCAAGATCATTGCAGAGACCGGCGCCGGCCAGCACGGAGTTGCAACTGCTACAGCATGTGCCAAATTCGGGTTGGACTGTACCGTGTTCATGGGCGCAGAGGATGTGCGCCGCCAAGCACTCAACGTTTTCAGAATGCGGCTGTTGGGGGCCACGGTTATTCCAGTTACCAACGGAACTCGGACGCTCCGTGACGCCACCACGGAGGCGTTTAGGTACTGGGTGGGCCATTTAGAATCTACGCACTATGTTGTCGGCTCTGCAATTGGTCCGCATCCCTACCCAACCCTGGTCAGAACGTTCCAGAGTGTCATAGGGAGGGAAACAAAGGAGCAGTTCGCAGCGCTGAATGACGGTAAGCTCCCGGACGCAGTTGTGGCATGTGTCGGCGGTGGCTCAAACTCCACCGGTATGTTCTCTGCGTTCGAGCACGATACCTCTGTGAAGCTGCTTGGTGTTGAAGCCGGTGGAGACGGTCTCGACACAGAGTACCATTCTGCCACTTTGACTGCCGGACGGCCTGGTGTCTTCCATGGTGTCAAAACTTACGTTCTCCAAGACTCTGACGGTCAAATTCACGACACACATTCTGTCTCAGCTGGGCTGGACTATCCTGGTGTTGGCCCCGAGCTAGCTGCCTGGAAAGCTTCCGGACGTGTTGAATTTATTGCTGCAACAGACGCTCAGGCTCTCGAGGGCTTTAAGCTCCTGTCGCAACTGGAAGGGGTTATCCCGGCGCTGGAGTCCTCCCACGCTGTGTACGGCGCTGTCCAGCTCGCAAAGACTATGCGCCCTGACCAACACATTGTTATCAACATTTCTGGCAGAGGTGACAAAGATGTCCAAACGGTCGCAGAAGTTCTCCCGAAGCTTGGCCCGCAGATTGGCTGGGATCTAAGGTTTGAGCCTGACACTGCGGCTTGA
- the PGD1 gene encoding Pgd1p (Syntenic homolog of Saccharomyces cerevisiae YGL025C (PGD1)), producing MGSNIDGILRENLTLEELQEWLTSSEGNKLAIDDHIKATQGRVLPLRLLFNEFLRTISHIEQLSDKTPQEKFQLIRSKLQELYGKLHALVRDFQRLQPLFDTMVPFSETSERKFYPKETLGTAVEPVRPLASPSYRRPSNRSSADTPSSNAPTPSAAVVSGAALVAPQVKHQRRPRTNTAKRQPSVSASVVPSANSSGPATIPGATPLMLSGMSPLNMVASPLNGISPSRKPAQPHHQTTPSAALGMQPMQQKQMSIQAKATPSKSGTISSANLTPQSILNMSAFENSAGGVPNSAVPLNQNNNAIMGFPTDIDNIDLNALELGSLNMDLLG from the coding sequence ATGGGATCTAACATCGATGGAATCCTACGCGAAAATCTGACGttggaggagctgcaggagtGGTTGACCAGCAGCGAGGGCAATAAATTGGCCATTGACGATCATATAAAGGCCACGCAGGGCCGCGTGCTGCCGCTCCGCCTGCTGTTCAACGAGTTCCTCCGGACCATATCGCATATCGAGCAGCTCAGCGACAAGACGCCGCAGGAGAAGTTCCAGCTGATACGAAgcaagctgcaggagctcTACGGCAAGCTGCACGCGCTGGTGCGCGACTTCCAGCGGCTGCAGCCGCTGTTTGACACGATGGTGCCGTTCTCGGAGACCAGCGAGCGCAAGTTCTACCCTAAGGAGACGCTGGGCACCGCGGTCGAGCCCGTGCGGCCACTCGCGTCACCGTCGTACCGGCGCCCCAGCAACCGCTCGAGCGCAGACACCCCCAGCAGCAATGCGCCCACGCCGTCGGCCGCGGTGGTCTCGGGCGCCGCGCTCGTGGCGCCGCAGGTGAAGCACcagcgccggccgcgcacCAACACCGCGAAACGGCAGCCGTCCGTCAGCGCCAGCGTGGTGCCCAGCGCCAACAGCTCCGGTCCGGCCACCATTCCGGGCGCCACACCGCTCATGCTGTCCGGCATGTCCCCGCTCAACATGGTGGCCAGTCCACTCAACGGAATTTCGCCCAGCCGTAAGCCCGCGCAGCCACATCACCAGACCACGCCCTCGGCCGCGCTGGGCATGCAGCCCATGCAGCAGAAGCAGATGTCCATCCAGGCCAAAGCGACCCCGAGCAAGTCGGGCACCATCAGCTCTGCAAATCTCACGCCGCAGAGCATCCTCAACATGTCTGCTTTCGAGAACAGCGCCGGCGGGGTGCCGAATTCCGCCGTGCCTCTGAACCAGAACAACAACGCAATAATGGGGTTTCCTACAGACATCGACAACATCGATCTCAACGCGCTTGAGCTGGGCTCATTAAACATGGATTTGCTGGGATAG